The Pseudodesulfovibrio sediminis genome includes the window GAAGATAAACATGGGAGTCTCTGTGTCAAGCAACAAGAGCAAAAAAATATCCGGTCCACGGAAAACGGGTGAACCGGATTTGGGGATAACGGATTGTCTGTGGCGTTAGTCTTCGGTTTTTGAATAGAATGTGCCGAATGGTTTATCCATTGTCAGGATGTGTTCGCCATACCATTCAGTGATGAAATTTCGAATTTTGATGGGCGGCATGGAAGAGCCGTTCATGATCTCGGCTTCCATACGGATAACATCCGTGATGAATTTATTGTGGGCAGCTTTTTGTGCTTTCAGTCCCGGATACTTTACTTCCTGCATGTAGCCTTCTTCAGTCCCGAAGTGGTGCAGGGCATAATCGCGCAGCTCACCGAGGATATCCAGAATGTCGTCCGCTTCATCTTCGTCCATGGGACGATAGAGGTCCGGGGCAACGGCATCAATTTTTGTCAGCATCTCGAAAAAGGACTGATGCTGTTCGTCCAGTTCTTCGATACCAATCACATATTCTTTGGTATATTCGGCCAAATTCAATTTTGAAGACATGCGTCTCTCCTGATAACGCGTTGAATGATGGGGGCTTGTATACCGGGATTTGGGCTATATGTCACGCCTGGATTGGAGAAATTGCAAAACAGGACCAGGATTTGCAACATTTCCGGTAAAGGGAAAAGGAGTCCACCATGTCAAGCATGCATCAACCGGCTTCCACGGCAGAGGTCCTTAGTCAATACGGTATTGATCCTATCCTGCACGCCATAGATTTTGAGGATGTGGCCCTCACTCGCGAGGGTGCACGTCTCGTTCATCTGGGTGCAAAAGCTGTCATGCGGCAATACATGCCTGCTGCGGATTGCGACAGTCTGACGGCATCCCAGGCGGTGGCCCTGTTTGTGGACAAGTTGTTCTGGGAGGAGCACTCCGGCGGTTTGATCATGTGCACGGACATGGCCGACAAAAGCGTATGCCTTCCGATTCCACGCAGGCATTGGGGACTGAAGGATACAGGTGTTCTTTCCCAGTAGGCACAAGCCCTCAACCAATGAATCGAACAAGCCCCTGTGCATGTCGCATGCGCAGGGGTTTTGTCTGCAATGGCCTGTCACGAAATCGCCGGGTAAGTGTCACGCTTTGGCGCAGAGTTGTCATCCGAGC containing:
- a CDS encoding bacteriohemerythrin, which encodes MSSKLNLAEYTKEYVIGIEELDEQHQSFFEMLTKIDAVAPDLYRPMDEDEADDILDILGELRDYALHHFGTEEGYMQEVKYPGLKAQKAAHNKFITDVIRMEAEIMNGSSMPPIKIRNFITEWYGEHILTMDKPFGTFYSKTED